In a single window of the Streptacidiphilus sp. P02-A3a genome:
- a CDS encoding zinc ribbon domain-containing protein, giving the protein MRCSTCQHENPAEAGFCGECGASLAEAAPAPVPTPPPPAAPAPPAPAPAPAPAPADAAAGPGVPLPEQAAPPPRVRQRPGADPPAPVPSWQRHEATRYLCAAVHLNSGLAELLVEQVLEEPLLGIARSPGIDLVAVMRHVVAARARHLRRDAALVASVLLMLVSAVAQSAWLFLLFFVLSWVVILTEAYLARWGATAHRLRRGAFTPQDSLPRDSTAARGLTRQQLDRVREYQQGNVTAYRGFDPFVGHGWTLDSWSFALDTTIADDEEQAVEDFTAGELQEWIRGRVADLDLPGLTVGDRLFVSGADVHHDARFLVAVDHRDDGRPAGDTGVPRRPVAQVDEELLESLRERPEDRARPYLAVEVVGWGGQLVYTLFLRLHRSASHLFVEANHTLLPPLHWAYYEVDDLLLRPSVRQLLGLAVASGVRWPGMVLLCVPRTARQLFAGPRQRRRQRRQMKSIKEQFTFDHGARISVREAASDLRSRVPQRFPSLGPLEPVLAPVLRAVLGLFLDNGGRTLGYHRYFQVLDKEMYAKVAEKRIFDALAEFLEDRNIDAGELRRRVETIINNSLSIGDNNSFNGVALSVGRGAASTATSGKPSN; this is encoded by the coding sequence ATGCGGTGTTCCACTTGTCAGCACGAGAACCCGGCCGAGGCGGGGTTCTGCGGCGAGTGCGGCGCGTCCTTGGCCGAGGCGGCGCCCGCGCCCGTTCCCACCCCTCCCCCACCGGCCGCACCCGCACCGCCCGCGCCCGCGCCCGCACCCGCGCCCGCACCCGCCGACGCGGCCGCGGGGCCCGGCGTCCCGCTGCCCGAGCAGGCCGCCCCGCCGCCGCGGGTACGGCAGCGGCCGGGGGCCGACCCGCCCGCCCCGGTGCCCTCCTGGCAGCGGCACGAGGCCACCCGGTACCTGTGCGCCGCCGTGCACCTGAACAGCGGCCTCGCCGAACTCCTGGTGGAGCAGGTGCTGGAGGAGCCGCTCCTGGGCATCGCCCGCTCCCCCGGCATCGACCTGGTGGCCGTGATGCGGCACGTGGTCGCCGCCCGCGCCCGGCACCTGCGCCGGGACGCCGCCCTGGTCGCCTCGGTGCTGCTGATGCTGGTCAGCGCGGTCGCGCAGTCGGCGTGGCTGTTCCTGCTGTTCTTCGTGCTCTCCTGGGTGGTGATCCTCACCGAGGCGTACCTGGCCCGCTGGGGCGCCACCGCGCACCGGCTGCGCCGCGGCGCCTTCACCCCGCAGGACTCCCTGCCGCGGGACTCCACGGCCGCTCGCGGTCTGACGCGGCAGCAGCTCGACCGGGTCAGGGAGTACCAGCAGGGCAACGTCACCGCCTACCGCGGCTTCGACCCCTTCGTCGGGCACGGCTGGACCCTGGACAGCTGGTCCTTCGCGCTGGACACCACCATCGCGGACGACGAGGAACAGGCGGTCGAGGACTTCACCGCCGGCGAGCTGCAGGAGTGGATCCGCGGCCGGGTGGCCGACCTCGACCTGCCCGGCCTGACCGTCGGCGACCGGCTCTTCGTCAGCGGCGCCGACGTCCACCACGACGCGCGGTTCCTGGTCGCCGTCGACCACCGCGACGACGGCCGCCCGGCCGGCGACACCGGGGTTCCCCGGCGGCCGGTGGCCCAGGTGGACGAGGAGCTGCTGGAGAGCCTGCGGGAGCGGCCCGAGGACCGGGCCAGACCCTATCTCGCGGTCGAGGTGGTGGGCTGGGGCGGGCAGTTGGTCTACACCCTGTTCCTGCGGCTCCACCGTTCGGCCAGCCACCTGTTCGTGGAGGCCAACCACACCCTGCTGCCACCGCTGCACTGGGCCTACTACGAGGTCGACGACCTGCTGCTGCGGCCGTCCGTCCGCCAACTGCTGGGCCTGGCGGTGGCCAGCGGCGTGCGCTGGCCGGGCATGGTGCTGCTGTGCGTGCCGCGGACCGCCCGGCAGCTCTTCGCCGGTCCTCGGCAGCGGCGCCGCCAGCGCCGCCAGATGAAGTCCATCAAGGAGCAGTTCACCTTCGACCACGGCGCCCGGATCAGCGTCCGCGAAGCGGCCAGCGACCTGCGTTCGCGGGTGCCGCAGCGCTTCCCGTCACTGGGACCGCTGGAGCCGGTACTGGCTCCGGTGCTCCGCGCGGTCCTGGGGCTCTTCCTGGACAACGGGGGCCGGACCCTCGGCTACCACCGCTACTTCCAGGTCCTGGACAAGGAGATGTACGCCAAGGTCGCGGAGAAGCGGATCTTCGACGCCCTGGCCGAGTTCCTGGAGGACAGGAACATCGACGCCGGCGAGCTCCGCCGCCGGGTGGAGACGATCATCAACAACAGCCTGAGCATCGGCGACAACAACAGCTTCAACGGCGTGGCGCTGAGCGTGGGCCGCGGCGCCGCGTCCACGGCCACCTCCGGCAAGCCGTCCAACTGA
- a CDS encoding helix-turn-helix domain-containing protein: MSTPAPNEARVIPLRPAAQPPGSEGAPRVPQRPRGTPPAPRPREPLWRHLVGGALRRERLAQERTLKDVAQAARISMPYLSELERGRKEASSEVLAAAAQALGLGLGDLLSLAQDELAQHSRGRVVRDRVVRDRVVRDRERTAPTARYDGLCLVA; this comes from the coding sequence GTGAGCACTCCTGCGCCGAACGAAGCCCGCGTCATCCCGCTGCGCCCGGCGGCCCAGCCGCCCGGCTCCGAGGGGGCGCCCCGCGTTCCGCAGCGGCCGAGGGGAACGCCCCCGGCCCCCCGGCCGAGGGAGCCGTTGTGGCGCCACCTGGTCGGCGGCGCGCTGCGGCGCGAGCGGCTCGCCCAGGAGCGCACGCTCAAGGACGTCGCGCAGGCGGCCCGGATCTCGATGCCGTACCTGTCGGAGCTGGAGCGCGGGCGCAAGGAGGCCTCCTCCGAGGTGCTCGCCGCCGCCGCCCAGGCCCTCGGCCTCGGCCTGGGCGACCTGCTCTCGCTCGCCCAGGACGAGCTGGCCCAGCACTCCCGCGGCCGGGTGGTCCGCGACCGGGTGGTCCGCGACCGGGTGGTCCGGGACCGGGAGCGCACGGCGCCCACGGCGCGGTACGACGGCCTGTGCCTCGTGGCCTGA
- a CDS encoding DUF5955 family protein yields MTDSQLPGGEGDDAENEPDAGANRARRRGRRGGGDITIGGNSTLTGVAIASGDSSRASAHAAGAAAEPARPATRAELHRFLTDLLAQLRSTEEELADRPAAVEVTEELVAETSGTHPDRYRLRGMLAALQAAVGGATSLTGAVTVLVEAVKRLFGIA; encoded by the coding sequence ATGACGGACAGTCAGTTACCGGGTGGGGAAGGCGACGACGCGGAGAACGAGCCGGACGCGGGAGCGAACCGGGCGCGCCGCCGCGGGCGGCGCGGCGGCGGCGACATCACCATCGGGGGGAACAGCACCCTCACCGGGGTCGCCATCGCCTCCGGGGACTCCTCCCGCGCCTCGGCCCACGCGGCCGGAGCAGCAGCGGAACCGGCCAGGCCCGCGACCCGCGCCGAACTCCACCGGTTCCTGACCGACCTGCTGGCCCAACTCCGTTCCACCGAGGAGGAGTTGGCCGACCGACCGGCGGCGGTGGAAGTCACCGAGGAGCTGGTGGCCGAGACCTCCGGAACGCACCCCGACCGCTACCGCCTGCGGGGAATGCTGGCCGCGCTGCAAGCGGCCGTCGGCGGGGCCACCAGCCTGACCGGAGCGGTGACCGTCCTGGTCGAAGCGGTCAAGCGGCTGTTCGGGATTGCCTGA
- a CDS encoding ATP-dependent Clp protease proteolytic subunit: MTPLTTLQPRAEEGDTAPSRFDDHLAAQLLAQRIVLLGTQVDEVSANRVCAQLLLLSAEDPHTDINLYINSPGGSVTAGLAIYDTMRLIPNDVSTLAMGMAASMGQFLLTVGTSGKRFALPNARVMMHQPSAGIGGTTADIEIQAQNLQFTKKAIEKITAEHTGQSEETITRDGDRDRWFTAEQAKEYGIVDRVVESLASIRPTTSRPRMGL, encoded by the coding sequence ATGACTCCACTGACCACCCTCCAACCCCGCGCGGAGGAGGGCGACACCGCGCCCAGCCGCTTCGACGACCACCTCGCGGCCCAACTGCTCGCCCAGCGGATCGTGCTCCTCGGCACCCAGGTCGACGAGGTGTCGGCCAACCGGGTGTGCGCGCAACTGCTGCTGCTGTCGGCGGAGGACCCGCACACCGACATCAACCTGTACATCAACAGCCCCGGCGGCTCGGTCACCGCGGGCCTCGCCATCTACGACACCATGCGGCTCATCCCGAACGACGTCTCGACGCTGGCGATGGGGATGGCCGCCAGCATGGGCCAGTTCCTGCTCACCGTGGGGACCTCCGGCAAGCGCTTCGCGCTGCCCAACGCGCGGGTCATGATGCACCAGCCCTCGGCGGGCATCGGCGGCACCACCGCGGACATCGAGATCCAGGCGCAGAACCTCCAGTTCACCAAGAAGGCCATCGAGAAGATCACCGCCGAGCACACCGGCCAGAGCGAGGAGACGATCACCCGGGACGGCGACCGGGACCGCTGGTTCACGGCCGAACAGGCCAAGGAGTACGGAATCGTGGACCGGGTGGTGGAGTCGCTCGCCAGCATCCGCCCGACCACCTCGCGTCCTCGGATGGGGTTGTGA
- a CDS encoding glycoside hydrolase family 48 protein: MSESLSRRRFATAVSGALMAVAAAPSIARAAAAGGAASGAASATTATDAYTQQFLTQYNKIKNPANGYFSAAGIPYHSVETLIVEAPDYGHQTTSEAFSFWMWLEATYGRVTGDWTAFNNAWTTAEHYIIPTHTDQPTNSSYNPSSPATYAPEWPSPSDYPSALNTSVPVGQDPLANELTSTYGTADVYGMHWLLDVDNKYGYGNTPGTGAEAGPSASGPSYINSYQRGSAESVWLTIPQPTTDLFNYGGPNGYLDLFVAQSGAYSKQWKYTDAPDADSRAVQAAYWAYRWASAQGAEGQIAASVAKAAKMGDYLRYAFFDKYFKQIGDCVNASSCAAGTGRSSEHYLLSWYYAWGGAEAGGGWAWRIGDGASHQGYQNPLAAWALSTVATLTPQSPTAQSDWSGSLTRQLEFYQWLQSAEGAMAGGCTNSWEGQYATPPAGTSTFYGMAYDWEPVYHDPPSNNWFGFQAWSMERVAEYYYVTGDARAKALLDKWVAWAVSQTTVTATNFQIPSTLGWSGQPDTWNPTTPGANSGLHVSVVDYGNDVGVAAAYAKTLMYYSAKSGDTASGALAKSLLDVMATFADTIGISVPETRTDYSSFGATVYVPTGWSGKMPNGDAIVPGATFTSIRSWYKSDPNWSQVQTYLNGGAAPVFTYHRFWAQADIAMAYAVYGELFEGAGTGPTATPPTVPTGLAASNVTSTSVTLTWTASTDSASSVAGYTVYRGSTKVGLTTGTSYTDTGLTPATGYSYTVTAQDPAGDTSAASAALSVTTSAAPAGGSCTAVYSVSSDWGSGFNGNVTITNNGTTATKTWKVTWTWPGNQTISNMWNAGYTQTGTSVTATSMTYNNAIAPGASTSFGFGATYTGTNTAPTVTVTST, translated from the coding sequence ATGTCCGAGTCCCTGTCCCGAAGGCGGTTCGCCACCGCGGTCAGCGGCGCGCTGATGGCCGTGGCCGCCGCGCCCTCCATCGCCAGAGCCGCGGCGGCGGGCGGCGCCGCGTCGGGCGCCGCGAGCGCGACGACCGCGACGGACGCGTACACCCAGCAGTTCCTGACCCAGTACAACAAGATCAAGAATCCGGCGAACGGCTACTTCAGCGCGGCCGGGATCCCGTACCACAGCGTGGAGACGCTGATCGTCGAGGCCCCGGACTACGGGCACCAGACGACCTCGGAGGCGTTCAGTTTCTGGATGTGGCTGGAGGCCACCTACGGCCGGGTGACCGGGGACTGGACGGCGTTCAACAACGCGTGGACCACCGCCGAGCACTACATCATCCCCACGCACACCGACCAGCCGACCAACAGCTCGTACAACCCGAGCTCACCGGCGACGTACGCCCCGGAGTGGCCCTCCCCCAGCGACTACCCCAGTGCCCTCAACACCTCGGTCCCGGTGGGCCAGGACCCGCTGGCCAACGAGCTGACGTCGACCTACGGCACCGCGGACGTCTACGGCATGCACTGGCTGCTGGACGTCGACAACAAGTACGGCTACGGCAACACGCCCGGCACCGGCGCGGAGGCCGGGCCCAGCGCGAGCGGGCCGTCGTACATCAACAGCTACCAGCGCGGCTCCGCCGAGTCGGTGTGGCTGACGATCCCGCAGCCCACCACCGACCTGTTCAACTACGGTGGCCCGAACGGGTACCTGGACCTGTTCGTGGCGCAGAGCGGCGCGTACTCGAAGCAGTGGAAGTACACCGACGCCCCGGACGCCGACTCCCGCGCGGTGCAGGCCGCGTACTGGGCCTACCGCTGGGCCTCGGCCCAGGGCGCCGAGGGCCAGATCGCCGCCTCGGTGGCGAAGGCCGCCAAGATGGGCGACTACCTGCGGTACGCGTTCTTCGACAAGTACTTCAAGCAGATCGGCGACTGCGTCAACGCCAGTAGCTGCGCCGCTGGTACCGGCCGCAGCTCCGAGCACTACCTGCTGTCGTGGTACTACGCCTGGGGCGGGGCCGAGGCCGGCGGCGGCTGGGCCTGGCGGATCGGCGACGGCGCCTCGCACCAGGGGTACCAGAACCCGCTGGCCGCCTGGGCGCTGTCCACCGTGGCCACGCTGACCCCGCAGTCCCCGACCGCGCAGAGCGACTGGTCGGGCAGCCTGACCCGGCAGTTGGAGTTCTACCAGTGGCTCCAGTCGGCCGAGGGCGCCATGGCCGGCGGCTGCACCAACAGCTGGGAGGGGCAGTACGCCACCCCGCCCGCGGGCACCTCGACCTTCTACGGCATGGCCTACGACTGGGAGCCGGTCTACCACGACCCGCCGAGCAACAACTGGTTCGGCTTCCAGGCGTGGTCGATGGAGCGCGTCGCGGAGTACTACTACGTGACCGGCGACGCCAGGGCCAAGGCGCTGCTGGACAAGTGGGTGGCCTGGGCCGTCTCGCAGACCACGGTCACCGCGACGAACTTCCAGATCCCGTCCACGCTCGGCTGGTCCGGCCAGCCGGACACCTGGAACCCGACCACCCCGGGGGCCAACTCCGGGCTGCACGTCTCGGTGGTCGACTACGGCAACGACGTCGGTGTCGCGGCGGCGTACGCCAAGACCCTGATGTACTACTCGGCCAAGTCAGGTGACACGGCGTCAGGAGCCTTGGCGAAGAGCCTGCTCGACGTGATGGCGACGTTCGCGGACACCATCGGCATCTCGGTTCCGGAGACCCGCACCGACTACAGCTCGTTCGGCGCCACGGTGTACGTGCCGACCGGCTGGTCGGGCAAGATGCCGAACGGCGACGCGATCGTGCCCGGGGCCACCTTCACCTCCATCCGCTCCTGGTACAAGAGCGACCCGAACTGGTCGCAGGTGCAGACCTACCTGAACGGCGGGGCCGCGCCCGTCTTCACGTACCACCGCTTCTGGGCGCAGGCGGACATCGCCATGGCCTACGCGGTGTACGGCGAGCTGTTCGAGGGCGCGGGCACCGGTCCGACGGCGACCCCGCCGACGGTGCCGACCGGTCTGGCGGCCTCGAACGTGACGAGCACCTCGGTGACCCTCACCTGGACCGCGTCCACCGACTCGGCCAGCAGTGTGGCGGGCTACACCGTGTACCGGGGCTCGACCAAGGTCGGCCTGACCACCGGCACCTCGTACACCGACACCGGGCTGACGCCCGCCACCGGCTACTCGTACACGGTCACCGCCCAGGACCCGGCGGGCGACACCTCGGCGGCCTCCGCCGCGCTGTCGGTCACCACCTCGGCCGCGCCCGCCGGCGGCAGCTGCACGGCTGTCTACAGCGTCAGCAGCGACTGGGGCAGCGGCTTCAACGGCAACGTCACCATCACCAACAACGGCACCACCGCCACCAAGACCTGGAAGGTCACCTGGACCTGGCCGGGCAACCAGACCATCAGCAACATGTGGAACGCCGGCTACACCCAGACCGGTACCTCGGTCACCGCCACCAGCATGACCTACAACAACGCCATCGCCCCGGGTGCCAGCACCAGCTTCGGCTTCGGCGCCACGTACACCGGCACCAACACCGCCCCGACGGTGACCGTCACCTCCACCTGA
- a CDS encoding sugar kinase: protein MTDVLTLGEAMVSVRTAAPMRLGGAAQLSVAGSESNVAIGLARLGHDVCWVGAVGDDQPGNLVRRTLRAEGVDTRFARAARGAFTGFVAFDQPAHDITRVSYHRAGSAGSTLTAKECSVALSSTFPRLVHLTGITPALSQTAREAVLATARAAHAAGIRVSLDVNYRERLWPRPQAAAVLRELLPLLHTVFASADELDLLSAAADPVAELLARGVAQVVVTAGADGAHCHTPGGSRYQPALRVAVVDSVGAGDAFVSGYLSGALDGLTAEERLRRAATAGAFCVGAHGDWEALPSRAGLALLARGDGAALR, encoded by the coding sequence ATGACCGACGTGCTCACCCTCGGCGAGGCGATGGTCTCGGTCCGCACCGCGGCGCCGATGCGGCTCGGCGGCGCGGCGCAGCTCTCGGTCGCCGGGTCCGAGAGCAATGTGGCGATCGGCCTCGCCCGGCTCGGCCACGACGTCTGCTGGGTCGGCGCGGTCGGCGACGACCAGCCGGGGAACCTGGTCCGCAGGACGCTGCGGGCCGAGGGGGTCGACACCCGCTTCGCGCGTGCGGCGCGGGGTGCGTTCACCGGGTTCGTCGCCTTCGACCAGCCCGCCCACGACATCACCCGGGTCAGCTACCACCGGGCCGGCTCGGCCGGGTCCACGCTGACCGCCAAGGAGTGCTCGGTGGCGCTGAGCTCCACCTTCCCGCGGCTGGTGCACCTGACCGGGATCACCCCGGCGTTGTCGCAGACCGCCCGCGAGGCGGTCCTGGCCACGGCCCGTGCCGCGCACGCGGCCGGGATCCGGGTCTCCCTGGACGTCAACTACCGCGAACGGCTGTGGCCCCGGCCGCAGGCGGCGGCGGTGCTGCGGGAACTGCTGCCGCTGCTGCACACCGTCTTCGCCTCGGCGGACGAGCTCGACCTGCTCAGCGCGGCGGCGGACCCGGTGGCCGAGCTGCTGGCGCGCGGCGTGGCGCAGGTCGTCGTCACCGCGGGCGCGGACGGGGCGCACTGCCACACGCCCGGGGGCAGCAGGTACCAGCCCGCGTTGCGGGTCGCGGTGGTGGACAGCGTCGGCGCCGGGGACGCCTTCGTCTCCGGCTACCTGTCCGGCGCCCTGGACGGGCTGACCGCCGAGGAGCGGCTGCGCCGGGCCGCCACCGCCGGGGCGTTCTGCGTCGGAGCGCACGGCGACTGGGAGGCGCTGCCGTCCAGGGCCGGCCTGGCCCTGCTCGCCCGCGGCGACGGCGCCGCCCTGCGCTGA
- a CDS encoding ClpP family protease, with product MGSYTVPYVIERTAQGERSYDVFSRLLNERIIFLGTEIDDGVANVVIAQLLHLESAGPEQEISIYLNSPGGSFTSLMAIYDTMTFVQAPISTFCVGQAASTAAVLLAGGDPGRRFVLQHARVLLGQPASNGRRGMVSDLSLAAKEMVRVRSQVEEILSRHTHHDTATLRADMDRDKVLTADEAVSYGLADEVLRRRLAFA from the coding sequence ATGGGCTCCTACACTGTTCCCTACGTCATCGAACGCACCGCGCAGGGCGAACGGTCCTACGACGTCTTCAGCCGGTTGCTCAACGAGCGGATCATCTTCCTCGGCACCGAGATCGACGACGGCGTCGCCAACGTGGTCATCGCGCAACTCCTGCACCTGGAGTCGGCCGGCCCCGAGCAGGAGATCTCGATCTACCTCAACTCGCCCGGCGGCTCGTTCACCTCACTGATGGCGATCTACGACACGATGACGTTCGTGCAGGCGCCGATCTCCACGTTCTGCGTCGGCCAGGCGGCGTCCACCGCCGCGGTGCTGCTGGCCGGCGGGGATCCCGGACGGCGGTTCGTGTTGCAGCACGCGCGGGTACTGCTCGGCCAACCGGCCAGCAACGGCCGCCGGGGAATGGTCTCCGACCTCAGCCTCGCCGCCAAGGAGATGGTCCGCGTCCGCTCCCAGGTGGAGGAGATCCTGTCCCGGCACACGCATCACGACACGGCGACGCTGCGCGCGGACATGGACCGGGACAAGGTGCTCACCGCCGACGAGGCCGTCAGCTACGGGCTCGCCGACGAGGTACTGCGCCGCCGCCTCGCGTTCGCCTGA
- a CDS encoding mandelate racemase/muconate lactonizing enzyme family protein: MRITEVTTHILKQSAETAYLGKLPDGTAPRADPGYFVRPPWRSLYSARMETVLVRVSTDDGLEGWGEALAPVGPEVVAAIIDRLLGPWLLGRDPRAVRPLWDGMRDLMRERGHLVGHQADALAALDIALWDLTGKAAGLSVAELLGGAYRTRIPGYVSGLPGDTDQARADLAAAFAAQGATAVKLAAGNGIDADLATYDAVAAAAPGIRIAVDAHWVYSLPQALELGRELDHRRALFFEAPLAPEDTEGHRELASRITTPVAVGEAMRNRYEFRDWISRRALGVAQPDVARTGITEAVAIATLADAHHLPVAYHHSVGLGVALAAALQVSAATANCPFFEFQHTPLPYAQRILTTPLAAGPAGFTLPQGPGLGIEIDHETVLRLVKES, from the coding sequence ATGCGCATCACAGAAGTGACGACTCACATCCTCAAGCAGTCAGCGGAGACGGCCTACCTGGGGAAGCTCCCGGACGGGACCGCACCGCGGGCCGACCCCGGGTACTTCGTCCGCCCGCCCTGGCGCAGCCTCTACTCCGCGCGGATGGAGACCGTCCTGGTCCGCGTCAGCACCGACGACGGGCTGGAGGGATGGGGCGAGGCCCTGGCACCGGTCGGCCCCGAGGTGGTCGCCGCGATCATCGACCGGCTGCTCGGCCCGTGGCTGCTCGGCCGCGACCCCCGGGCGGTGCGCCCGCTGTGGGACGGGATGCGCGACCTGATGCGCGAACGCGGCCACCTGGTCGGCCACCAGGCCGACGCCCTGGCCGCACTCGACATCGCCCTGTGGGACCTGACCGGCAAGGCCGCCGGACTGTCGGTCGCCGAACTGCTCGGCGGCGCCTACCGGACCCGGATCCCGGGATACGTGTCCGGCCTGCCCGGGGACACCGACCAGGCCCGGGCCGACCTGGCCGCGGCGTTCGCGGCCCAGGGCGCCACCGCGGTGAAGCTCGCCGCCGGCAACGGCATCGACGCCGACCTGGCCACCTACGACGCGGTGGCCGCAGCGGCCCCGGGGATACGCATCGCCGTGGACGCGCACTGGGTGTACTCCCTGCCGCAGGCACTGGAGCTGGGCCGCGAACTCGACCACCGCCGCGCCCTGTTCTTCGAGGCGCCGCTCGCGCCCGAGGACACCGAGGGCCACCGCGAGCTCGCCTCCCGGATCACCACCCCGGTGGCGGTCGGCGAGGCCATGCGCAACCGCTACGAGTTCCGCGACTGGATCTCCCGGCGCGCCCTGGGCGTGGCCCAGCCGGACGTGGCCCGCACCGGCATCACCGAGGCCGTCGCGATCGCGACCCTCGCCGACGCGCACCACCTGCCGGTGGCCTACCACCACTCCGTCGGCCTGGGCGTGGCCCTGGCCGCCGCGCTGCAGGTCAGCGCGGCGACCGCGAACTGCCCCTTCTTCGAGTTCCAGCACACCCCGCTGCCCTACGCCCAACGGATCCTGACCACCCCGCTGGCCGCCGGGCCCGCCGGGTTCACCCTGCCCCAGGGGCCGGGCCTGGGCATCGAGATCGACCACGAGACGGTCCTGCGCCTCGTCAAGGAGAGCTGA
- a CDS encoding bifunctional 4-hydroxy-2-oxoglutarate aldolase/2-dehydro-3-deoxy-phosphogluconate aldolase, translating to MNLLAEIAERKVLAIIRADGPERALDCVRTLVGAGITALEVSLTTPGALEAIARARAQCPPSVLVGAGTVLTADQAEAAAEARAQFAVTPAITPGARRSVALGLPLLCGALTPTEVLTALDLGAAAVKIFPAGAHGPHYIRELLAPLPTAPLVAVGGVDATSAPRYLAAGARAVAVGSPLLGSAGRGGAQAELADRAAALLAAVGAAGAVPAGRDARRGPGR from the coding sequence GTGAACCTGCTCGCGGAGATAGCGGAACGCAAAGTGCTTGCGATCATCCGTGCCGACGGCCCCGAACGGGCCCTGGACTGCGTCCGTACCCTGGTCGGCGCCGGGATCACCGCCCTGGAGGTGTCGTTGACCACCCCGGGGGCCCTGGAGGCGATCGCCCGGGCGCGGGCCCAGTGCCCGCCCTCGGTCCTGGTCGGGGCCGGGACCGTGCTCACCGCCGACCAGGCCGAGGCCGCCGCCGAGGCGCGGGCCCAGTTCGCGGTCACCCCGGCGATCACCCCCGGCGCCCGGCGCAGCGTCGCCCTCGGTCTGCCGCTGCTGTGCGGGGCGCTCACCCCGACCGAGGTGCTCACCGCCCTGGACCTCGGCGCGGCGGCCGTGAAGATCTTTCCCGCCGGTGCCCACGGTCCGCACTACATCAGGGAGTTGCTCGCCCCGCTGCCGACCGCCCCGCTGGTCGCGGTGGGCGGTGTGGACGCGACGAGCGCGCCGCGGTACCTGGCGGCCGGGGCCCGCGCGGTGGCCGTCGGCTCCCCGCTGCTGGGCTCCGCGGGCCGTGGCGGCGCGCAGGCCGAGCTCGCGGACCGGGCCGCGGCCCTGCTCGCGGCGGTCGGCGCCGCCGGTGCCGTACCGGCGGGGCGCGACGCGCGGCGGGGGCCGGGCCGATGA